A single window of Acetohalobium arabaticum DSM 5501 DNA harbors:
- a CDS encoding porin: MKKFSILLALVLVLGLAVPAMAAADVDVSTTVGVENVYDDSKDESSATEGYLYLFLEGNPTENVNFYSEIDFTGYFDGNKNEEDVDVYEAWIEVDEVVGPVDVKLGRMYEESADNVLYEYDSDDFVRLGYEAGNVSAKFGHNLDSEGDDAPATAGDSEAFAEFKATDLGLLDQASLNYTKDNNLTDADGNATGDSYEGYTVKLTNDFDVVDASLLYGTADGEYASGNDWNESADITALGLSTDQLFPGATLSLDYADVEENFVKAEDQDSYLNDTVTGDDFDMIKPGVNFDLTDKTNVDFSYAMYSADNDDADDDYLDLLITHNVAENTTLEVELEDHSYDGSNITDDDETIITTTLETNF, from the coding sequence ATGAAAAAGTTTTCTATTCTATTAGCTTTAGTATTAGTTTTAGGCTTAGCTGTACCAGCTATGGCAGCAGCTGATGTAGATGTAAGCACAACTGTAGGTGTGGAGAATGTGTATGATGATAGTAAAGATGAAAGTAGTGCAACAGAAGGATATTTATATTTATTCTTAGAAGGAAATCCAACTGAGAATGTAAACTTCTATTCTGAAATTGATTTTACTGGTTATTTTGATGGTAATAAGAATGAAGAAGATGTAGATGTTTATGAAGCTTGGATTGAGGTTGATGAAGTAGTTGGTCCGGTTGATGTGAAATTAGGTAGAATGTATGAAGAATCTGCTGATAATGTGCTATATGAATATGACTCTGATGACTTTGTAAGATTAGGTTATGAAGCAGGTAATGTCAGTGCTAAGTTCGGACATAACCTTGATAGTGAAGGCGATGATGCACCAGCAACAGCAGGAGATTCAGAAGCATTTGCTGAATTCAAAGCTACTGACTTAGGTTTATTAGACCAAGCTTCTCTTAACTACACTAAAGATAATAATTTAACTGACGCAGATGGCAATGCTACTGGCGATAGTTATGAGGGATATACTGTAAAGCTTACTAATGATTTTGATGTAGTAGATGCTAGCTTACTTTATGGAACTGCAGATGGTGAGTATGCATCTGGTAATGACTGGAACGAAAGTGCAGATATTACTGCTTTAGGCTTATCTACTGACCAGTTATTCCCGGGAGCTACTCTTTCTTTAGACTATGCTGATGTTGAAGAGAACTTTGTAAAGGCTGAAGACCAAGATTCTTATTTAAATGATACTGTTACTGGAGATGACTTTGATATGATCAAGCCGGGAGTTAACTTTGATCTAACTGATAAGACAAATGTTGACTTCTCTTATGCAATGTACAGTGCTGATAATGATGATGCTGATGATGATTATCTAGATTTATTAATTACTCATAATGTAGCTGAGAATACTACATTAGAGGTAGAGCTTGAAGATCACAGTTATGATGGTTCAAA
- the coaD gene encoding pantetheine-phosphate adenylyltransferase: protein MGRAAVYPGSFDPITNGHLDIIERTANIFDNVIVAVSNNPNKDHLFSREERVQMIEEAIVDYEEIEVDAFDGLLIDYIREQKAEIIVRGLRAVSDFEAEFQMASMNKKLDSDIETIFMMTKNQYVYLSSSIIREVSELGGCIEGLVPENVIPKLREKIGGE, encoded by the coding sequence ATGGGAAGAGCTGCAGTTTATCCCGGAAGTTTTGATCCGATAACCAATGGTCATTTAGATATCATTGAAAGAACGGCTAATATATTTGATAATGTAATTGTAGCAGTTTCGAATAATCCTAATAAAGATCACCTGTTCAGCAGAGAAGAAAGAGTTCAGATGATAGAAGAAGCAATTGTTGATTATGAAGAAATAGAGGTTGATGCCTTTGATGGTTTATTAATCGATTATATTAGAGAGCAAAAAGCGGAGATTATTGTCCGCGGTTTGAGAGCAGTATCTGATTTTGAGGCTGAGTTTCAGATGGCTTCAATGAATAAGAAGCTGGATTCTGATATTGAGACGATCTTTATGATGACTAAGAATCAGTATGTTTATCTCAGTTCCAGTATTATTAGAGAAGTTTCAGAATTAGGTGGCTGTATAGAAGGATTAGTACCGGAGAATGTAATTCCGAAATTACGGGAGAAGATTGGAGGGGAGTAG
- the rsmD gene encoding 16S rRNA (guanine(966)-N(2))-methyltransferase RsmD — MGRNSLLIRFPEEVGFMRVIAGKSKGHNLRSISGTEVRPTIDRVKEALFNILGPEIIDIDFLDLYAGFGGLGIEALSRGAASSTFIDNSARQIGIIEENLKLTGLEQQAEVIQGDVLTQLGRFTPQSFDIIVMDPPYQAGLLEPTIEKIMQYDLLKEAGIISVEHHKQDEIAIEFDNLELIRERDYGNTCLSLYMKGD, encoded by the coding sequence AGAGGAGGTTGGATTTATGCGGGTAATTGCTGGTAAATCTAAAGGACATAATCTTAGGTCTATTTCCGGCACTGAAGTGCGGCCGACGATAGATAGAGTTAAAGAAGCATTATTCAATATATTAGGTCCAGAGATTATAGATATAGATTTTTTAGATCTGTATGCCGGCTTTGGCGGTTTAGGAATTGAGGCTTTGAGTAGAGGAGCAGCAAGCAGTACTTTCATTGATAATTCGGCTAGACAGATCGGGATTATTGAGGAGAATCTAAAGCTTACTGGTTTAGAACAACAGGCGGAAGTAATTCAGGGCGATGTGTTGACTCAGCTAGGTAGATTTACCCCACAAAGCTTTGATATTATTGTGATGGATCCGCCTTATCAAGCCGGTTTGTTGGAGCCGACTATCGAAAAAATTATGCAGTATGATCTGTTGAAGGAAGCAGGGATTATTTCTGTTGAACATCATAAACAGGATGAAATTGCAATAGAGTTTGATAATTTAGAATTAATTAGAGAAAGAGATTACGGTAATACATGCTTGAGTCTATATATGAAAGGAGACTAA